The Amycolatopsis coloradensis sequence GTCGTCCCGGAGCCGAGGCAGGCCACCGAAAACGATTTCCCGGCCGAGCACATCGTCCTCGGTTACAACTAGGCACGGCGCACGGACGAAGAAGACCATCAGGTATCGCGCGCGCGACCATGAGGATCGCCCGCGAACCGACCAGACCTCGAGGAGGCCTCCGGATGGCTATGCGCCTCCAGCTCACGTCGGGTTTGCAGGTGTTGGAAGAATGGGCGATCAATGCTCCGCAGGCCGACAGGAATGTCGTCTACGAAGCGCTTTTCGCGGTGGCGGACGGCTCCGCCTTCCTCATCTACGACATTTTCGGCGACAGCAGGGAACCGCATCAGTTTCTTTTTCTGGTGAAACACGACCTCGTCCTCCGTATCGGGATCGATCGCGCCGATTCCTCGTTCGAGATCGTCTACATCGGGGCGCTGGAGCAGGGCACACCCGCGGCGGCCTGGGCTGAG is a genomic window containing:
- a CDS encoding DUF6235 family protein, translating into MAMRLQLTSGLQVLEEWAINAPQADRNVVYEALFAVADGSAFLIYDIFGDSREPHQFLFLVKHDLVLRIGIDRADSSFEIVYIGALEQGTPAAAWAEESDES